One window of Epinephelus fuscoguttatus linkage group LG9, E.fuscoguttatus.final_Chr_v1 genomic DNA carries:
- the tlr1 gene encoding toll-like receptor 1 encodes MRPVNAALWAAAILMGLQLSSSSPNFVDLSSKNLSSVPSDLPETVEFLDLSCNHIQQLHQGDFKSTPLLRFLNISWNNLEGIDPETFLDTPLLEDLDLSHNRLTNLSGQRYLLHTENLRVLNLTCNNFLTMTLGSEFSSLVKLENLALGAPNISVGDFKNIAQVKLRTLTLSLEDQLNYTPGSLKDVNAKRLQITFSRYQKIDIHVVDDALSLFAEVELMDLTDHYGDLSQQLSERKEILTSHLYLTNISINWDDLTHFVKAVLHTSISHLSASDVAMSKLPYIDTVVTYTSQMESFTASRAVVTTFFFSQEAVYNFFINLPVKRLVINETSIIHMTCPGSQSPIRELDFSYCAMSDSIFTTADATGIKECMNLGNLTKLNLTGNSLKSLQRLSQRVQYMTSLQDVDLSFNSLTYDGLTECIWPPKITNMTLASNSLTDSVFKCLPKGTETLDLQNNQISVIPSSILKLGNLKSLNLNSNRLRDLPECNGFPILSELLLRSNSLNTPSVNNLESCPKLKTLDVSNNPFACTCALKNFISLGVRSEMKKSLTGIELVSWPVDYCCSYPDNVRDSTLKDTQIPEVSCNVGLLATAILCPAIAVIIVVVTACHHLDVPWYMGMIWQWTRAKHRARMRQVRPEDLAGIEFHAFVSYSQHDADWVHNSLLPNLEGPAGGLRICRHEKNFVPGKTIIENIIGCVEKSRRSVFVLSAHFVKSEWCHYELYFASHQRLAWGSDSVVLVLLEPLPQYLIPSKYYQLKSMMGRHTYLEWPQDTKKHRLFWANLRAALQTDLPDAPVTGLEE; translated from the coding sequence ATGAGGCCTGTGAATGCTGCCCTCTGGGCGGCAGCCATATTGATGGGACTCCAGCTGAGCAGTTCATCCCCTAACTTCGTAGACCTCTCATCCAAAAACCTCTCCTCTGTCCCAAGTGACCTGCCAGAGACAGTTGAGTTTTTAGACCTTTCATGCAACCACATACAGCAACTTCACCAAGGAGACTTCAAAAGCACCCCCCTCCTGAGGTTCCTCAACATTTCTTGGAATAATTTGGAGGGCATCGATCCGGAGACATTCCTCGACACGCCGCTCCTGGAAGATCTGGACCTGTCACACAACAGGCTGACGAACCTGTCAGGTCAGCGGTACCTGCTCCACACTGAGAACCTTCGGGTACTGAATCTGACCTGCAACAACTTTCTCACGATGACACTGGGGAGTGAGTTCAGTTCCCTGGTAAAACTGGAGAATTTAGCACTTGGAGCTCCAAACATCAGTGTCGGTGATTTCAAGAATATTGCTCAAGTCAAACTACGTACACTGACGCTTTCCCTGGAGGATCAACTGAATTATACACCAGGCAGTCTGAAGGATGTTAATGCTAAAAGGCTTCAGATAACATTCTCTCGTTACCAAAAAATTGACATTCATGTGGTTGATGATGCTCTGTCACTCTTTGCTGAAGTGGAGTTGATGGATCTGACAGATCACTACGGAGACCTGAGTCAGCAGTTGAGTGAGAGGAAAGAAATCCTCACATCTCATCTTTATCTCACCAACATATCAATCAACTGGGATGACTTGACTCACTTCGTAAAAGCGGTTCTGCACACATCAATCAGCCATCTGAGCGCCTCCGATGTGGCCATGTCCAAATTGCCATACATTGACACTGTTGTGACCTACACATCTCAAATGGAGTCCTTCACAGCCAGCCGAGCGGTGGTGACAACTTTCTTCTTTTCACAAGAGGCTGTGTACAACTTTTTTATCAACCTGCCAGTGAAGCGTTTAGTAATCAATGAGACTTCAATCATACACATGACATGCCCAGGGTCGCAGAGTCCTATCCGCGAATTGGACTTCTCCTATTGTGCTATGTCTGATTCCATCTTCACCACAGCTGATGCTACAGGAATCAAGGAATGTATGAATCTGGGTAACTTGACGAAACTGAATTTGACTGGCAACAGTCTTAAGAGCCTTCAGCGGCTGAGCCAGCGTGTGCAATATATGACATCCCTGCAGGATGTGGATCTCAGCTTCAACTCCCTGACTTATGATGGTCTGACAGAATGCATCTGGCCACCAAAAATCACCAATATGACTCTGGCTTCTAACAGCCTGACAGACTCTGTTTTCAAATGTCTACCAAAAGGAACGGAGACACTGGATCTACAGAACAACCAGATTTCTGTGATACCATCATCTATCCTGAAACTGGGGAACCTTAAATCTCTGAATCTGAATAGTAACAGGCTGCGGGACTTGCCAGAATGTAATGGTTTCCCCATACTGAGTGAGCTTCTGCTGAGGTCAAATTCCCTCAATACACCATCTGTGAACAACTTGGAAAGCTGCCCCAAACTGAAAACCCTGGATGTCAGTAACAATCCCTTCGCCTGCACCTGCGCTCTGAAGAATTTCATAAGTCTTGGTGTCAGgtctgaaatgaaaaaaagtctcaCAGGAATTGAATTGGTGAGCTGGCCAGTGGACTATTGCTGCAGCTACCCGGACAATGTTCGAGACTCGACCTTGAAAGACACCCAGATCCCGGAAGTCTCCTGTAATGTCGGCCTTCTAGCTACCGCCATCTTGTGCCCAGCAATAGCAGTGATTATCGTAGTTGTGACCGCTTGCCATCATTTGGATGTTCCTTGGTATATGGGCATGATCTGGCAGTGGACCAGGGCCAAACATCGCGCCAGAATGCGACAAGTTCGACCTGAAGATCTGGCTGGTATTGAGTTTCATGCTTTTGTGTCTTACAGCCAGCATGACGCAGACTGGGTGCACAATTCCCTCCTCCCCAACCTTGAAGGCCCCGCAGGAGGGCTCAGAATCTGCCGCCACGAGAAAAACTTTGTACCCGGAAAGACAATTATTGAGAACATCATCGGCTGCGTGGAGAAAAGCCGGCGCTCTGTGTTTGTGCTCTCTGCTCACTTCGTCAAGAGCGAGTGGTGTCATTACGAGCTGTACTTCGCCAGCCACCAGCGCCTTGCTTGGGGCTCAGACAGCGTTGTGCTGGTGCTGCTCGAGCCTCTGCCTCAATACCTGATCCCATCCAAGTACTACCAGCTGAAGTCCATGATGGGCCGCCACACATACTTAGAGTGGCCTCAGGACACGAAAAAGCACAGGCTGTTCTGGGCTAACCTCAGAGCTGCCCTACAGACCGACCTGCCAGATGCACCAGTGACAGGACTAGAGGAGTGA